The following are from one region of the Nicotiana tomentosiformis chromosome 7, ASM39032v3, whole genome shotgun sequence genome:
- the LOC138895516 gene encoding uncharacterized protein — protein sequence MELGKDLAMRLSSGDEEALPQNRLKRKKEKMHRVPRSRKRKPAKKSRKPKGGFGIIPLDSICRLRGEPEEGEKELACVRANVVIQQSFESAKVDKGTLAIIPEQGKAETIPSRAEMVEGDTEGKSSRVAEDISRDELSIIDISGSPQISDAMIREVNMLEGRSYEGIQESTDIHDILDVLESAASEEIIGFDGLPASVLHHEVFLRIREDHETEVRNLTEKSDSYKLLSEKLRADLSMARDEREEITEQVFRILHDSEDELEITTNDPILQVRQRLEQIGWLNSQVDELLAEADKFKKNMDILASKKEVVQAQLELVEAQLRAAKENASVHIEKIKELHYRLDLATSDKANLADELEVARFEVAVARSEVVVARSEVDISRSEVVVARSKVAEANKRADAKVAQFRIDVEVN from the exons ATGG AACTTGGGAAGGATCTTGCCATGAGGCTCTCATCTGGTGATGAAGAGGCCCTGCCCCAAAATAGgttaaagagaaaaaaagaaaagatgcACCGAGTTCCCCGGTCTCGGAAAAGAAAACCGGCGAAGAAATCTCGCAAGCCCAAGGGGGGATTCGGTATCATCCCTCTGGACTCGATCTGCCGATTAAGGGgtgagcccgaagaaggagaaaAGGAATTAGCTtgtgtacgggctaatgttgtTATACAACAATCCTTCGAATCGGCGAAGGTAGATAAGGGAACCCTGGCCATAATTCCTGAACAAGGAAAAGCCGAGACTATCCCGTCTCGAGCTGAGATGGTTGAAGGTGATACCGAGGGCAAGTCTTCTCGGGTAGCAGAAGATATCTCGAGGGACGAGCTCAGTATAATAGATATTAGCGGATCCCCTCAAATTTCGGATGCTATGATCCGTGAGGTCAACATGTTGGAAGGTCGATCTTACGAGGGTATTCAGGAGTCGACTGATATCCACGACATTTTGGATGTGCTTGAGTCGGCTGCCTCAGAGGAGATTATCGGATTCGATGGATTACCG gcttcggtgttgcatcacgaggttTTCCTCCGAatccgggaggatcatgagaccGAAGTTCGGAACCttactgagaagagtgactcctacaaacttcttagtgagaagcttcgGGCAGATTTGTCAATGGCTCGAGATGAGCGCGAGGAGATAACTGAGCAGGTATTCCGGATTCTTCACGATAgcgaagatgaattggagataaccactaacgatccaATTCTGCAGGTTCGACAGAGGCTCGAACAGATTGGATGGCTCAATTCACAGGTAGATGAGCTACTGGCCGAGGCAGACAAATTCAAAAAGAATATGGACATCCTCGCCTCAAAAAAAGAGGTCGTTCAAGCGCAATTAGAGTTGGTTGAGGCCCAGCTTCGGGCAGCAAAAGAAAATGCCTCGGTGCATATCGAGAAGATTAAGGAGCTTCATtatcggttggatttggccacttctGATAAGGCAAACTTGGCcgatgaactcgaagtggccagattCGAGGTGGCCGTAGCCAGATCTGAAGTGGTAGTAGCCAGATCTGAGGTGGACATTTCCAGATCTGAAGTGGTCGTAGCCAGATCTAAGGTGGCCGAGGCtaataaaagagctgatgctaaagtggcccagtttaggatcgatgttgaggtcaaCTAG